The following DNA comes from Papaver somniferum cultivar HN1 unplaced genomic scaffold, ASM357369v1 unplaced-scaffold_128, whole genome shotgun sequence.
GATTCACTACTCCATCTTTTATCGCACTGTGCTAAAGAATCATTGCCACTGGATTTACACGATACGTTTTTGAGGTACTCGTTTGATACTTCCGTTAACATCATCTTTGGTAAAAACCCTAAACACCTCTCAACTAGCTTTCCTACAAACGAGTTCGCGAAAGCCATGGATGATGCAACAGAGGCTGTATTCTATAGGCACGTAATACCTAGTTCATGGTGGAAGTTGTCTCGGAGGTTGAAGATAGGCAGCAACGAGAGGAAGTTGAAGACAGCATGGGATATCATAGATCGAGACATCGCGGAGTACATCAAGGTTAAAAGAGAAGAAATGGTGGCTAATGGAACAAACGGAGGAGAAAATGATCTACTGCATGTGTATATGAGTATTAAAGATGGAGAAAAGGATGAAATGTTATTATCGAAGATGTGCAGTGATAAGTTCTTCAGAGACACTGCTTTCACTTTCCTCATCGCTGGACGTGATACAACAGCCAGTGCTCTCTCTTGGTTCTTCTGGGTGATTTCAAAGAATCAATCTGTAGAGGTTAAGATACTTGAAGAACTTAAGCTTATAATCTCCAAGAAGAATACAAAAGGAGGGGAAAATGGTTTTGTTAGGGCAGTGGAGAAGCACCAATTGGTGTTTGATGCAGATGACCAAGCAGATATGGTGTATCTTCATGCGGCACTATGTGAAACACTAAGACTATATCCTTCTGTTCCTCTAATCCGCAAAGGTTCCATAAGCGATGACGTATTTCCAGACGGAACAGTTGTGAATGCAGGAATGATGGTTTTGATCTCGTACTATGCCATGGGAAGGATGGAATGGGTCTGGGGGAAGGATTGTCTAGAGTTTAAGCCAGAGAGATGGATCGGTAGAGATGGAAAGCTAAATCCTGAAACCATGACCAAGTTATTGTCATTCAGCTCTGGCCCAAGGACATGTATTGGTAAAGACATGGCTTTTGTGTTGATGAAATTAGCTGTTTCAGCTATAATCTATAACTTCCATTTTGAAGTCGTAGAGGGTCAGAATGTCATTCCAACTCCGTCAATTGCCCTTAAAATGAAGAACGAGTTGATGGTAAGGGTGAAGGAAAGAGTACATCTATAATACAGTATTAACACTAGGTACGCAGAATCTGTCAAACTTCACCCTGATTTTAGACACCCAAAATGTCAAACTATTTCTACATTTAGTCTGTTTTAAAACGTACTAGTAAAAGAGAAGCAACCTCATTGAAGAGGTAAGCTAGTGTGTCTGTTTGTGTTGCTATATATGAGTGAGTCTATTGGATAAAGAACTGTTTATCGTGAGTAAAATAGCTCATACATAtaaatttcaatttattttagtTGTCTCACTGTTTCACATATTATCCGTTCGTTGCTGAATACTAGTGCATCGAGCATGCAATGGCATTGCGATGTTCTATCGTTGAGGTAAAGCTGGTTATAACAGTACCTGTGATGCGGTGTTCAATGGAAAAAAAATCTGTCCCTCCATAATAATTTTCGTCGAAGTATCTGTAATAATAAGTACACCAATATCAtaaatgcttttttttttttggatgagaACATGCCATAAATGCTACAGACATGCATTGCGAATGGTTTTTCCAACTACATGCTGAACGCGCCCGCTTAGAAGCCGACCACTTCCCACCTACTTCTTCAATTGAGTTTCAGTACTAGTACTTGAAAACTAGCTAACAGGTTGTTCGAAAGTAGTTGATTTAAATAAATCTAACTCTGCCGAATATTAGTAGTGCCTTAATTAGGGTCGCCCAATTTGATTGGGATGGGTCACTCGTGCCCTACGAGATCTGATTATGAAATTTATACACTGTTCAAAATTGCTACATGAACAGCTGATTGACGGCTGAAA
Coding sequences within:
- the LOC113331868 gene encoding alkane hydroxylase MAH1-like, encoding MARTKQCNRVAIENPNLVDKVRGKVYTRSNHKSNPDELEESMAPVRRWYFKSCKNQLMIRWPIIGRLPSLMFNAHRIHDWTVDISKASGGTIVEKGSFFARVKIVYTCDPRNVKYILSTNVSNFHRGADYKAAFDILGEGLLSSDSHFWMAQRRVARTTFNSKTVRDIIAHKGKEVVQDSLLHLLSHCAKESLPLDLHDTFLRYSFDTSVNIIFGKNPKHLSTSFPTNEFAKAMDDATEAVFYRHVIPSSWWKLSRRLKIGSNERKLKTAWDIIDRDIAEYIKVKREEMVANGTNGGENDLLHVYMSIKDGEKDEMLLSKMCSDKFFRDTAFTFLIAGRDTTASALSWFFWVISKNQSVEVKILEELKLIISKKNTKGGENGFVRAVEKHQLVFDADDQADMVYLHAALCETLRLYPSVPLIRKGSISDDVFPDGTVVNAGMMVLISYYAMGRMEWVWGKDCLEFKPERWIGRDGKLNPETMTKLLSFSSGPRTCIGKDMAFVLMKLAVSAIIYNFHFEVVEGQNVIPTPSIALKMKNELMCIEHAMALRCSIVEVKLVITVPVMRCSMEKKSVPP